The following proteins are encoded in a genomic region of Saccharopolyspora antimicrobica:
- the rplA gene encoding 50S ribosomal protein L1, which yields MAKRSKAYQQAAELIDRTRLYAPTEAADLAKKTSKVKYDATVEVALRLGVDPRKADQMVRGTVNLPHGTGKTARVIVFAVGDKAAEAEAAGADAVGSEDLIERIQGGWLDFDAAIATPDQMAKVGKVARILGPRGLMPNPKTGTVTPNVTKAVADIKGGKINFRVDKQANLHFIIGKASFDTDKLVENYLAALDEVLRAKPSASKGRYLKKVTFTTTMGPGIPVDPSATRASA from the coding sequence ATGGCAAAGCGCAGCAAGGCATACCAGCAGGCGGCCGAGCTGATCGACCGGACGCGTCTGTACGCGCCGACCGAAGCCGCCGACCTGGCGAAGAAGACCTCCAAGGTCAAGTACGACGCCACCGTCGAGGTGGCGCTGCGGCTGGGCGTCGACCCCCGCAAGGCAGACCAGATGGTCCGCGGCACCGTGAACCTGCCGCACGGCACTGGTAAGACTGCCCGCGTCATCGTGTTCGCCGTCGGCGACAAGGCCGCTGAGGCCGAGGCCGCCGGAGCGGACGCGGTTGGTTCCGAGGACCTGATCGAGCGCATTCAGGGCGGCTGGCTCGATTTCGACGCGGCGATCGCCACCCCGGACCAGATGGCCAAGGTCGGCAAGGTGGCCCGCATCCTCGGCCCGCGCGGCCTGATGCCGAACCCGAAGACCGGCACCGTCACCCCGAACGTCACCAAGGCGGTCGCGGACATCAAGGGCGGTAAGATCAACTTCCGCGTCGACAAGCAGGCCAACCTGCACTTCATCATCGGCAAGGCCTCGTTCGACACCGACAAGCTGGTGGAGAACTACCTGGCCGCGCTGGACGAGGTGCTGCGCGCCAAGCCGTCGGCGTCGAAGGGCCGGTACCTGAAGAAGGTCACCTTCACCACGACGATGGGCCCGGGCATCCCGGTGGACCCGAGCGCCACGCGCGCGTCCGCCTGA
- a CDS encoding alpha/beta fold hydrolase: MPSSAPSTPGSATDVGPGYREQLYWLRYQDFFPGALRITEENAPAEHWWSWRDVQVHVDRVAREHAPTKLIALHGIGTYGRMLAPFGRLPSLADLEFIAPDLPGFGLTRASRRGTTYQDWIDCVRDLVALERARDDRPIVLLGMSTGGRLAYDVAARAGGEVAGVIATCLIDPQRSEARRRLAARPEMARWSGLLGLVPGPLSTARVPTHWLANIAAVSNHAQLANLVWADPIGGGSWLALGFVRSCLGAAPAVRPEAFTGPPVLLAHPADDRWTPPLLSERFFDRIGGPTRSAALTGAGHLPVEESGLADLDRAIRDFFEEFGLPW; this comes from the coding sequence GTGCCTTCGAGCGCTCCATCCACCCCAGGGTCCGCCACCGACGTCGGCCCCGGCTACCGCGAACAGCTCTACTGGCTGCGCTACCAGGACTTCTTCCCCGGCGCCCTGCGCATCACCGAGGAGAACGCGCCTGCCGAGCACTGGTGGTCGTGGCGGGACGTCCAGGTGCACGTCGACCGCGTCGCGCGGGAGCACGCGCCGACCAAGCTGATCGCGCTGCACGGCATCGGCACCTACGGCCGGATGCTCGCCCCGTTCGGGCGGCTGCCATCGCTGGCCGACCTCGAGTTCATCGCCCCCGACCTGCCCGGCTTCGGCCTCACCCGCGCGTCCCGGCGCGGCACCACCTACCAGGACTGGATCGACTGCGTCCGGGACCTGGTGGCGCTGGAGCGGGCCCGCGACGACCGCCCGATCGTGCTGCTCGGCATGAGCACCGGCGGGCGGCTGGCCTACGACGTCGCCGCGCGCGCCGGCGGCGAGGTGGCCGGCGTGATCGCCACCTGCCTCATCGACCCGCAGCGCAGCGAAGCTCGCCGCCGGCTGGCCGCCCGGCCGGAGATGGCCCGGTGGTCCGGGCTGCTCGGCCTGGTGCCGGGCCCGCTGTCGACGGCGCGGGTGCCGACGCACTGGCTGGCCAACATCGCCGCGGTGTCCAACCACGCCCAGCTGGCCAACCTGGTGTGGGCCGACCCCATCGGCGGCGGCAGCTGGCTGGCGCTGGGCTTCGTCCGCAGCTGCCTCGGCGCGGCGCCCGCGGTCCGGCCGGAGGCGTTCACCGGCCCACCGGTGCTGCTGGCGCATCCCGCGGACGACCGCTGGACGCCGCCGCTGCTGTCCGAGCGGTTCTTCGACCGGATCGGCGGGCCGACCCGCTCCGCCGCGCTGACCGGGGCGGGCCACCTGCCCGTCGAGGAGTCCGGGCTGGCCGATCTGGACCGGGCGATCCGCGACTTCTTCGAGGAGTTCGGACTGCCGTGGTGA
- a CDS encoding putative bifunctional diguanylate cyclase/phosphodiesterase: MIGRHRSLGPQPELEPARPPVRPEVDPVRRRMFAGFSFAVLFAGVLASLLTSVWLPFHYSSDLLFLGPLLAMGFLLAEQLTIDVDVKRVGWTISFTEIPLILALLTVPFEVALAANLLAGLGAQVGRRAATHVAYNAGVMCLEIAVPFAVAHAVNLALATVAPIWFGPVVGTLTSSLISCGFALAALHVLGGAMRVSAGARLAVRTLAVGLLNTSVGLVSYEVALSTPWGWLLVALVAAAVIGLYRAYSDLMREQRDLEALSDVSLSVARYGQRSAQSPGEAVEAAPEAGEWEPVAERIREQLNATRVVLRLRLDPSGEVSTLVAGESLPDAAWQAAPSALRDDPLLQLPGSHVRSFRTLEAPEEVRRALRQRGAYEALVVPLRGATQLLGAVEVHDRVSRWRGFGRADVRLLHTLASHLATAMDNRRLLARLRHDAYHDPLTGLLNRTGFREMAAEELRNGRTAVVLRIDLDVLTTVSEALGYTWGDRMVVAAGERMCEELGEAPLARLEANSFAVLLLDRDEEQAHEVAQHLREAIARPYPLDRIVVEAAGVAGYASSAPADGECENDVDTLLQRADVAVRAARNGEDGVRGYAPAMGQVFLRRFQLVTQFRQALDTGQVEVHYQPKVALPERRVVGAEALVRWWHPEYGRLDPDEFIPLVEATGLVDALTSFVMECALVKIRKWLDTGLRMSVAVNLSVRNLADETFPDRVAEALLRHDIPPELLTFELTESSVMADPERSLPVLRRLHAMGVVLAVDDFGTGYSSLAYLRRLPVDEVKIDKSFVLGMGTDLGDMAVVRSIVELGHSLDLAVVAEGVEDDAARDLLVQMGCDVAQGYLISRPLSEERFEAWLQARTKRGVGARSETVLTLLH; this comes from the coding sequence ATGATCGGGCGTCACCGCTCCCTCGGTCCGCAGCCCGAGCTGGAGCCGGCGCGACCACCGGTCCGCCCCGAGGTGGACCCAGTGCGCCGCCGGATGTTCGCCGGTTTCTCCTTCGCGGTGCTCTTCGCCGGAGTGCTGGCCTCGCTGCTGACCTCGGTCTGGCTGCCCTTCCACTACAGCTCGGACCTGCTGTTCCTCGGCCCGCTGCTGGCCATGGGCTTCCTGCTGGCCGAGCAGCTGACCATCGACGTGGACGTCAAGCGGGTCGGCTGGACGATCTCCTTCACCGAGATCCCGCTGATCCTCGCGCTGCTCACGGTCCCGTTCGAGGTGGCGCTGGCGGCGAACCTGCTGGCCGGGCTGGGCGCGCAGGTCGGCCGCCGCGCGGCCACCCACGTCGCCTACAACGCCGGGGTCATGTGCCTGGAGATCGCGGTGCCGTTCGCGGTCGCCCACGCGGTCAACCTGGCGCTGGCCACGGTCGCCCCGATCTGGTTCGGCCCGGTCGTGGGAACCCTCACCTCCTCGCTGATCAGCTGCGGTTTCGCGCTCGCCGCGCTGCACGTGCTGGGCGGCGCGATGCGCGTCTCGGCCGGTGCCCGGCTGGCGGTGCGCACGCTGGCCGTCGGCCTGCTGAACACCTCGGTCGGCCTGGTCAGCTACGAAGTGGCGCTGAGCACGCCGTGGGGCTGGCTGCTGGTGGCGCTGGTCGCCGCGGCCGTGATCGGCCTCTACCGCGCCTACTCCGACCTGATGCGCGAGCAGCGCGACCTGGAAGCGCTCAGCGACGTGAGCCTGAGCGTGGCCCGCTACGGGCAGCGCAGCGCGCAGAGCCCCGGCGAGGCCGTGGAGGCCGCGCCGGAGGCCGGCGAGTGGGAACCCGTCGCCGAGCGGATCCGCGAACAGCTCAACGCGACCCGGGTGGTCCTGCGCCTGCGGCTGGACCCGAGCGGCGAGGTGAGCACGCTCGTCGCCGGTGAGTCCTTACCCGACGCCGCCTGGCAGGCGGCTCCCTCGGCGCTGCGCGACGACCCGCTGCTGCAACTGCCCGGCAGCCACGTGCGCTCGTTCCGAACGCTGGAAGCTCCCGAGGAGGTGCGGCGGGCGCTGCGGCAGCGTGGCGCATACGAGGCGCTGGTCGTCCCGCTGCGCGGCGCGACGCAGCTGCTCGGCGCCGTCGAGGTGCACGACCGGGTCAGCCGCTGGCGCGGCTTCGGCCGGGCGGACGTGCGGCTCCTGCACACCCTCGCCAGCCACCTCGCGACCGCGATGGACAACCGCAGGCTGCTCGCGCGGCTGCGCCACGACGCCTACCACGACCCGCTCACCGGGCTGCTCAACCGAACCGGCTTCCGCGAGATGGCGGCGGAGGAGCTGCGCAACGGCCGCACCGCGGTCGTGCTGCGCATCGACCTCGACGTGCTCACCACGGTCAGCGAAGCCCTCGGCTACACCTGGGGCGACCGGATGGTCGTCGCCGCGGGGGAGCGGATGTGCGAGGAGCTGGGCGAGGCGCCGCTGGCCCGGCTGGAGGCGAACTCCTTCGCGGTGCTGCTGCTGGACCGCGACGAGGAGCAGGCCCACGAGGTGGCCCAGCACCTGCGCGAGGCGATCGCCCGCCCGTACCCGCTGGACCGGATCGTGGTGGAGGCCGCTGGCGTCGCCGGGTACGCATCGTCGGCGCCCGCCGACGGCGAGTGCGAGAACGACGTGGACACCCTGCTGCAGCGCGCCGACGTCGCGGTGCGCGCGGCGCGCAACGGCGAGGACGGGGTGCGCGGCTACGCGCCCGCGATGGGCCAGGTGTTCCTGCGCCGGTTCCAGCTGGTCACGCAGTTCCGGCAGGCGTTGGACACCGGCCAGGTCGAGGTGCACTACCAGCCCAAGGTGGCGCTGCCCGAGCGCCGCGTGGTCGGCGCCGAAGCCCTGGTGCGCTGGTGGCACCCGGAGTACGGGCGGCTGGACCCGGACGAGTTCATCCCGCTGGTCGAGGCGACCGGTCTGGTCGACGCGCTCACCTCCTTCGTGATGGAGTGCGCGCTGGTCAAGATCCGGAAGTGGCTGGACACCGGGCTGCGGATGTCGGTGGCGGTGAACCTCTCGGTGCGCAACCTGGCCGACGAGACCTTCCCGGACCGCGTCGCCGAGGCGCTGCTGCGCCACGACATCCCGCCCGAGCTGCTGACCTTCGAGCTGACCGAGTCCAGCGTGATGGCCGACCCGGAGCGGTCGCTGCCGGTGCTGCGGCGGCTGCACGCGATGGGCGTGGTGCTGGCGGTGGACGACTTCGGCACCGGCTACTCCTCGCTGGCCTACCTGCGGCGGCTGCCGGTGGACGAGGTGAAGATCGACAAGAGCTTCGTGCTCGGCATGGGCACCGACCTCGGCGACATGGCGGTGGTCCGCTCGATCGTCGAGCTGGGCCACTCGCTGGACCTCGCGGTGGTCGCCGAGGGCGTCGAGGACGACGCCGCGCGCGATCTGCTGGTGCAGATGGGCTGCGACGTGGCGCAGGGCTACCTGATCTCCCGGCCGCTGTCCGAGGAGCGCTTCGAGGCGTGGCTGCAGGCCCGCACCAAGCGCGGCGTGGGCGCCCGTTCGGAGACCGTCCTCACACTCCTGCACTGA
- the secE gene encoding preprotein translocase subunit SecE, producing MSEDREQEQGGERDDANRPSSAAARRERRASSRPAGRKGRSGESGANSTRTTESKGRPTPSRDGRQGRVSLFRKIGRFLREVVAELRKVIWPTRKSLVTYTFVVLVFVSVMVAFVAGVDVLFAKGVGWLFGSS from the coding sequence GTGAGCGAGGACCGCGAGCAGGAGCAGGGCGGGGAGCGCGACGACGCCAACCGTCCGTCCAGCGCTGCGGCGCGGCGCGAGCGCCGTGCTTCCTCCCGTCCGGCCGGTCGCAAGGGCCGGTCCGGCGAGTCGGGTGCCAACTCGACTCGCACAACTGAGTCGAAGGGTCGGCCGACCCCATCGCGGGACGGTCGGCAGGGTCGGGTTTCGCTGTTCCGGAAGATCGGACGCTTCCTGCGCGAGGTCGTCGCCGAACTGCGCAAGGTCATCTGGCCGACGCGCAAGTCGCTGGTGACCTACACGTTCGTGGTGCTGGTGTTCGTCAGCGTCATGGTGGCGTTCGTGGCCGGCGTGGATGTGCTCTTCGCCAAGGGCGTGGGCTGGTTGTTCGGCTCCAGCTGA
- a CDS encoding MaoC family dehydratase: MGVRISEVAVGDRLPELSVPLTRADLVRYAGASGDFNPIHWNERFATEVGLPDVIAHGMLTMAVAGRLVSEWTGDPGAILHYGVRFTRPVVVPDDGTGAQVDVSGKISAINEDGTVKVVITAKSASQGVLGGATAIVRLPE, encoded by the coding sequence ATGGGCGTGCGGATCTCCGAGGTCGCCGTCGGCGACCGGTTGCCCGAGCTGAGCGTGCCGCTCACCCGCGCCGACCTGGTCCGCTACGCGGGCGCCTCCGGCGACTTCAACCCGATCCACTGGAACGAGCGGTTCGCCACCGAGGTCGGGCTGCCGGACGTGATCGCGCACGGGATGCTCACCATGGCCGTGGCCGGCCGGCTGGTCAGCGAGTGGACCGGCGACCCCGGCGCGATCCTGCACTACGGGGTCCGCTTCACGCGGCCCGTCGTGGTGCCCGACGACGGCACCGGCGCCCAGGTGGACGTCTCCGGCAAGATCTCGGCGATCAACGAGGACGGCACGGTCAAGGTCGTGATCACGGCCAAGAGCGCGTCTCAGGGCGTCCTGGGCGGCGCCACGGCCATCGTCCGCCTCCCCGAGTAG
- a CDS encoding pyridoxal phosphate-dependent aminotransferase, with product MATPDAEHRTGARVSARIGGISESATLAVDTKAKALRAAGRPVIGFGAGEPDFPTPQPIVDAAVAACSDPRNHRYSPAAGLPELREAIAAKTRRDSGLVVQPGQVLVTNGGKHAVYQAFQTLLDPGDEVLLPAPYWTTYPEAITLPGGIPVVVPADESTGYLVSVDQLEAARTPRTKVLVFNSPSNPTGAVYPPEQVEAIGRWAVEHGIWVITDEIYEHLVYGDARHVSMPTAVPELADTCVVLNGVAKTYAMTGWRVGWMIGPADVIKAATNLQSHLSSNVANVSQRAALEAVSGPLDAVHEMRAAFDRRRRKMVELLSAIPGVSCPVPQGAFYAYPSVKELLGKEIRGVRPRTSVELAALALEHAEVAVVPGEAFGTPGYFRLSYALGDEDLVTGVTRLAELLGEAR from the coding sequence ATGGCCACACCTGACGCAGAGCACCGGACCGGCGCGCGGGTCTCCGCGCGGATCGGCGGCATCAGCGAGTCCGCCACGCTGGCCGTGGACACCAAAGCCAAGGCGCTCAGGGCCGCCGGCCGCCCGGTGATCGGGTTCGGCGCCGGCGAGCCCGACTTCCCGACGCCGCAGCCGATCGTCGACGCCGCCGTCGCCGCCTGCTCCGACCCCAGGAACCACCGGTACAGTCCGGCCGCGGGCCTGCCCGAGCTGCGCGAAGCCATCGCCGCCAAGACCCGGCGGGACTCCGGCCTCGTCGTGCAGCCCGGTCAGGTGCTGGTGACCAACGGCGGCAAGCATGCCGTCTACCAGGCGTTCCAGACCCTGCTGGATCCGGGCGACGAGGTGCTGCTGCCCGCTCCGTACTGGACCACCTACCCGGAGGCGATCACCCTGCCGGGTGGAATTCCGGTGGTGGTCCCGGCCGACGAGTCGACCGGCTACCTGGTCTCCGTCGACCAGCTGGAGGCGGCGCGCACGCCGCGCACCAAGGTCCTGGTGTTCAACTCGCCGTCCAACCCGACCGGTGCGGTGTACCCGCCGGAGCAGGTCGAGGCGATCGGCCGCTGGGCCGTCGAGCACGGCATCTGGGTGATCACCGACGAGATCTACGAGCACCTGGTCTACGGCGACGCGCGGCACGTGTCGATGCCCACCGCGGTGCCGGAGCTGGCCGACACCTGCGTGGTGCTCAACGGCGTCGCCAAGACCTACGCCATGACCGGCTGGCGGGTGGGCTGGATGATCGGCCCGGCGGACGTGATCAAGGCCGCGACGAACCTGCAGTCGCACCTGTCGTCCAACGTCGCCAACGTCTCGCAGCGGGCCGCCCTGGAGGCCGTCAGCGGCCCGCTGGACGCTGTCCACGAGATGCGCGCGGCGTTCGACCGCCGCCGCCGCAAGATGGTCGAGCTGCTCTCGGCGATCCCCGGCGTCAGCTGCCCCGTACCGCAGGGCGCCTTCTACGCGTACCCGTCGGTCAAGGAGCTGCTGGGCAAGGAGATCCGCGGTGTCCGCCCGCGGACCAGCGTCGAGCTCGCGGCCCTGGCGCTGGAGCACGCCGAGGTCGCGGTGGTCCCGGGCGAGGCCTTCGGCACTCCCGGCTACTTCCGCCTCTCCTACGCCCTCGGCGACGAAGATCTGGTCACCGGCGTGACCCGCCTGGCCGAGCTCCTCGGCGAAGCGCGGTGA
- a CDS encoding MaoC family dehydratase N-terminal domain-containing protein, whose translation MSLDQSFIGRAYPPTRPYEVGREKIREFASAIKDESPLCRDVEAAKAAGYPDVIAPPTFAVILSMGAHDAIVEDPQLGLDYSRVVHGQQEFTHHRPIRAGDRLVTVVRVDDIKTRAGNDFLTVRAEISTVEGEPVCTAKSMLVARGTAEGEE comes from the coding sequence GTGTCGCTTGACCAGTCATTCATCGGACGTGCGTATCCACCCACCCGGCCCTACGAGGTCGGGCGGGAGAAGATCCGGGAGTTCGCCAGCGCGATCAAGGACGAGTCCCCGCTGTGCCGGGACGTCGAAGCCGCGAAGGCCGCCGGGTACCCCGATGTGATCGCACCGCCGACCTTCGCCGTGATCCTGTCCATGGGCGCGCACGACGCGATCGTCGAGGACCCGCAGCTCGGCTTGGACTACAGCCGGGTCGTGCACGGGCAGCAGGAGTTCACCCACCACCGGCCGATCCGGGCCGGTGACCGGCTGGTCACGGTGGTGCGCGTGGACGACATCAAGACCCGCGCGGGCAACGACTTCCTGACCGTCCGGGCCGAGATCAGCACCGTCGAGGGCGAGCCGGTGTGCACCGCGAAGTCGATGCTGGTGGCCCGCGGCACCGCGGAGGGCGAGGAGTGA
- the nusG gene encoding transcription termination/antitermination protein NusG, whose amino-acid sequence MTSHEGQETTGLTDEQVQPAADEVEATANQVDAVESADGADSGEDTGSSDDVETEEVPDAAEGDSDADESAAGDADESGEADAEAAEEVDPVEELRAALRRAPGDWYVVHSYAGYENKVKTNLETRAQTLDVEDFIFQVEVPTEEVTEIKNGQRKLVQRKVLPGYILVRMELNDASWSAVRNTPGVTGFVGATSKPSPLTIDDVLKFLAPQVEEKKAEPGKKAAAAPSAAKSAVEVDFEVGESVTVMDGPFATLPATINEVNPDAQKLKVLVSIFGRETPVELSFNQVSKI is encoded by the coding sequence GTGACCTCCCACGAGGGCCAGGAAACCACCGGCCTCACCGACGAGCAGGTGCAGCCAGCGGCCGACGAGGTCGAGGCGACCGCGAACCAGGTCGATGCAGTCGAGTCCGCCGACGGTGCCGACTCCGGCGAGGACACCGGCTCCAGCGACGACGTCGAGACCGAAGAGGTCCCGGACGCCGCTGAGGGCGACTCCGACGCCGACGAGTCCGCTGCGGGCGACGCCGACGAGTCCGGTGAAGCCGACGCCGAAGCGGCCGAGGAAGTCGACCCCGTCGAGGAGCTGCGCGCCGCACTGCGCCGCGCCCCCGGCGACTGGTACGTCGTGCACTCCTACGCCGGCTACGAGAACAAGGTCAAGACCAACCTGGAGACCCGCGCCCAGACGCTGGACGTCGAGGACTTCATCTTCCAGGTCGAGGTGCCGACCGAAGAGGTCACCGAGATCAAGAACGGCCAGCGCAAGCTGGTGCAGCGCAAGGTGCTGCCCGGCTACATCCTGGTCCGGATGGAGCTCAACGACGCGTCCTGGAGCGCGGTGCGCAACACGCCGGGCGTCACCGGCTTCGTCGGCGCCACCTCCAAGCCGTCGCCGCTGACCATCGACGACGTGCTGAAGTTCCTCGCGCCGCAGGTGGAGGAGAAGAAGGCCGAGCCGGGCAAGAAGGCCGCGGCCGCTCCGTCCGCCGCCAAGTCCGCGGTGGAGGTCGACTTCGAGGTCGGTGAGTCCGTCACCGTCATGGACGGGCCGTTCGCGACCCTTCCCGCGACCATCAACGAGGTCAACCCGGACGCCCAGAAGCTCAAGGTCCTGGTGTCGATCTTCGGCCGCGAAACGCCGGTTGAGCTGTCGTTCAACCAGGTTTCCAAGATCTGA
- a CDS encoding YajQ family cyclic di-GMP-binding protein produces the protein MANPSFDVVSKVDRQEVDNALNQAAKELTTRFDFRGTNTKIEWSGEAAVTVESGTEERCKAAIDVFKEKLIKRGISLKALDMNEPASSGQVYKASGKIVQGISQDVAKKISKKIRDEGPKGVQAQIQGEQLRVTGKKKDDLQAVIQMLKAADFEAPLQFENYR, from the coding sequence GTGGCAAACCCGTCCTTCGACGTGGTGAGCAAGGTGGACCGCCAAGAGGTGGACAACGCCCTCAACCAGGCGGCCAAGGAGCTCACCACCCGCTTCGACTTCCGCGGCACCAACACCAAGATCGAGTGGTCCGGGGAGGCCGCGGTGACGGTGGAGTCCGGGACCGAGGAGCGCTGCAAGGCCGCGATCGACGTCTTCAAGGAGAAGCTGATCAAGCGCGGCATCTCGCTGAAGGCCCTGGACATGAACGAGCCGGCCAGCTCCGGGCAGGTCTACAAGGCCAGCGGCAAGATCGTGCAGGGCATCTCGCAGGACGTGGCGAAGAAGATCTCCAAGAAGATCCGCGACGAGGGCCCGAAGGGCGTGCAGGCGCAGATCCAGGGCGAGCAGCTGCGCGTCACCGGCAAGAAGAAGGACGACCTCCAGGCGGTCATCCAGATGCTGAAGGCGGCGGACTTCGAAGCCCCGCTGCAGTTCGAGAACTACCGCTGA
- the rpmG gene encoding 50S ribosomal protein L33, with translation MAATDVRPKITLACEECKHRNYITNKNRRNNPDRLEMKKFCMNCGTHKLHKETR, from the coding sequence GTGGCCGCCACCGACGTCCGACCCAAGATCACGCTGGCGTGCGAGGAGTGCAAGCACCGCAACTACATCACCAACAAGAACCGGCGCAACAACCCGGACCGGTTGGAGATGAAGAAGTTCTGCATGAACTGCGGCACGCACAAGCTGCACAAGGAAACCCGCTGA
- the rplK gene encoding 50S ribosomal protein L11, with amino-acid sequence MPPKKKKLAAIIKLQIQAGQANPAPPVGPALGQHGVNIMEFCKAYNAATEQQRGNVVPVEISVYEDRSFDFKLKTPPAAKLLLKAAGVQKGSGEPHKTKVGKVSMDQVREIAQTKMEDLNANDIDQAAKIIAGTARSMGLNVEG; translated from the coding sequence ATGCCGCCCAAGAAGAAGAAGCTGGCAGCGATCATCAAGCTGCAGATCCAGGCGGGCCAGGCCAACCCGGCTCCGCCGGTCGGCCCGGCGCTGGGTCAGCACGGCGTCAACATCATGGAGTTCTGCAAGGCCTACAACGCCGCCACCGAGCAGCAGCGCGGCAACGTGGTCCCGGTCGAGATCTCCGTCTACGAAGACCGGTCCTTCGACTTCAAGCTGAAGACCCCGCCGGCCGCGAAGCTGCTGCTGAAGGCCGCCGGTGTGCAGAAGGGCAGCGGCGAGCCGCACAAGACGAAGGTCGGCAAGGTCTCCATGGACCAGGTCCGCGAGATCGCGCAGACCAAGATGGAAGACCTCAACGCCAACGACATCGACCAGGCCGCGAAGATCATCGCCGGTACTGCTCGGTCGATGGGCCTGAACGTCGAGGGCTGA